tttgcttttttttatttatgattttaccTTTAATTCTGCAGATGATACAATAAATGAAAGTATATGCAATGTGTTGTTCCCTGGACTCCAATGTGAGATCTATAGCCTTATTTGCAATCCTTCTACACGATCTGCATCTTGCCAATAGCATAGATGGAGTGAGGTGTATGTATAAAGACGTTTCAATTTTTCAGTGGGTAAAGGATTTGCAAGTATCAATAAGTGAGAGGCTAGAATGAGATTATCATTCTTGGTAGGTTTGCTCCCCGTTCTACAGTGTGGAGTAATCATAAAATAAGGAAAGTACAGTCCTACACGATTAAGAAAGTTGGTTCCTTCAATAACATACGGAAAGTGGGATTTTGTATTTAGTTGATTCTGAAAATGTGTGAATCCATTTAGTGTGTCTGGAAACAATTTAAGAATGCAGTTTTCCAAgtccaataaaaaaatgaataagcAACTATCAACTTCTGTAAGATGTGGCTTTTCACGTCAAACATCccatttaaattgttttcaaaCATCTATATGTATAAATTGGTATTGGAGTTTGCTGCAAGTGTCTCAATAAAGAGCTAACTATGAAGGGGCTGAGACAAGTGGTCTGGATGTTGATTCTTTGAGGAAGTTTTATGATAAGGACTTAGGTGTGATGGGGTGCCTAAATCTATCATAATCATTGACATTGTCCTCGCTTTTATTGAAGGTTCTGAAAACTTGCCCTATTAGACCTATCCAATACTTTTTGTTATGAATTTAAAGTGGTTAACTAATAGAATAGTTATAAGTGCCCAAGCACTCGGCGAAACACCccttaaaaactaattttcaatAAGGCGAAACTAAACATTTAAATACTCCATTTGGCATCCCATACTATTTATGTGGGACTTAAGCACTCTATAATATCCAATCCCCTATCAAGCACTACCCTCTAGCCAAATATCTTGTACTATTATGTAGGACTTTGACATCCGTAATACCCTAGTCCTTGTTAAATTTATCCATTTAATACTTCTCAAAACTACGTAAGTTGGTGAGGTTAGCGTTATTTGAATGGACTTTGTCCAATTTAGAGGAAGAGAAATAGAGAGGGAGATAGGATGGAATTTCTGAAGTGAAAAGGATGAACTGCACAATAGTTGCACAATAGTTACGTTTTGTGAAACATTTGCATCATAGTCTCTTCATAGACTAGGTGAGATGGGAACTATTTCATTGACAGAGTGAGTGATATTTCCTAAACAATAATTCCTGAGGAAACTGTGAGCTCATTTATCCAATGATTCATGAGGTGCGTGTTATTCTGACTGACATTCTTTTTGTGTGAATCTTCTGCAGATGGGATTTTACTCAATGAGTTGAACCGTCTTCTTCGCTTTAATGGGTACTTTGTTTATTCAGCTCCTCCGGCTTATAAAACAGATAAAGATTATCCTGTCATTTGGGATAAATTGATGAATTTGACTACAGCAATGTGTTGGAGACTTATTGCTCGAAAAGTTCAGACTGCAATATGGATTAAAGAAAATAACGAGTCATGCCTTTTGCACAATGCAGAGCAAAAGCTTATAAAAATCTGTGACCCCGCTGATGATTCCAAACCTTCATGGAATATCCAGCTTAAGAATTGTGTACAAATGAGAAATTCTAAAACAGATCCTCACAAGCTTCCTCCAAGTCATGAGCGCCAGTCAGTGTTTTCTAACAACCTTAACATGATAGGTCTGTCCACTCTCTTTTGTACATGTGCAAGACTCTACTTTCTGGTTTCCATATTTAACATCtttcttaatattaaattatactttcCTAACCTTTCTACTAGTGATTCCTTGTTTGTCTGCCTGCCCATGTCTCtgtctctctctcacacacacacacatgcatgTGCACTTTGAGGGCGTAGATATTTTGGCCAGAGAATTTTAATCAAATGACCTTATATGAAGGTCCTTCTGATTTCATGGTTTCAGTGTTCATGCTTCTTGATGCATAtgatttattatcataaaaaacgCATTTCCAAATGGCTATTAGACAATATTCAGTCTTAGAAAGGCACAATCTGCAGCATAGCAGAAATTAGCTTTACTAACATCATTTTTGTTGTGTCATGAAAACTTGATCGGTTATACTATTTTAATGTTAGTTTTTTGCAAGCTGTGAATAGTTCTGTTCTGAAACTTCAAGTTCATGGGAACATAAACTTGCATCGatgataaaaaggaaagaaaaagaaaaatagatttgAGGTGTAGGATCAACCTAACAAGGAGTGCATGTTACTTTATCGggaataaatttattaaattatcaaacAGACATGTAGTTGAGCATTTTCCCAAATTATCTATAAATGAAAGTATTCTTGTAATCATCAATGTAAATATTAACAACATAATAATGTAGACCGAAAACCTCTGGTCTGTGTGCACTGTATTTGAATGGGGTAGTTAATAGTTAATATGTTCGAAATAAAAGgaccaatattttttattattcaaatggAAATTGTATGTTAAAACAGCATCGCTGTGGTTCACTCAATAGCCTCTTTCAGTCTGATATCCCTTGAACCTTTTGAACAACAGGTATAAGTCAGAATGAATTTACTTCAGACACTCTCTTCTGGCAAGAACAAATTGCTCATTACTGGAGACTGATGAATGTCAAGGAGACAGAAATTCGCAATGTGATGGATATGAATGCCTATTGTGGTGGATTTGCTGTTGCACTAAATAGCTTTCCTGTTTGGGTAATGAATGTAGTTCCTGCAAGCATGAAGAACACCTTATCTGGAATTTATGACCGAGGATTGATAGGAACTTTTCATGATTGGTAAGACTTTGCTATAGATATCCCAAATAGCAAATGCTATCTTAACACCTGTGTTTAGACATTAATAGTTGGCTGCAGCTAACATGGATTCTGAAACATTAGGTGCGAACCATTTTCAAGTTACCCTCGTACATATGATCTTTTGCATGCCAATTATCTCTTCTCCCACTACAAAACAAAAGGAGAAGGTTGTTTGTTGGAGGACATCATGCTGGAGATGGATCGTCTTATACGGCCACTGGTAATCACATTATTAACTGTCATCTTTCATGTTTGTATGCATGTATGAGACCAAAGTAAAAATTCATGCAATGCATTAGTTTTGGTCTAATCTGATTTTAGTACGTATACTAGTGTACAACTGTGTTTTTAAGTGTTAGTAGTTCCACATTAAGTATAATAAGCTACTTGATATAGTAATACTTAAGGGAACAGGGATATTGACACCCCAATCCTCTTTAcaacttcaaatttttaattgaaaaaaattatcgtGGTACTTTCTCTCTACTCACAACTCATTGTTATTAAGTGCGAGCAAAATATCCAAATTGTCATATCCAATCcatatttttggattttaagtccaattcaattaaattggatttggattagataTAGATTGGATAcatttttagattttgaaaatctaaaatcAAGGAATGTTTTGGTCATTTCCAGTTATGAAATGCTAGGTTGGACCAAATCCAAATAAGGTAGTACCAGGTCGAGCTCATGCAAGGTCAGACCCAATGGCTTGAGTCATAGTCAAGCTAAGTTGACCCAAGTCTAGGTCGGGTTGAGTTGGCCAAGGCCTAAgtaaaatttagtcgacttggGTCTAAGTTGAGATGGGTTGTTGAACCAAGCTTGTACGAGCCCACTTTCAATCAAGTCTGAGCATGTCCATGTTGATCCTAGTTGTGACTGACCCATGTTCAATTGAGTTGGGCTAGGTATAGGTCAATCCTAGTTCGATTAAGACGAAGTCATGCCTAGCTCGATCAAGACCAGGTTGACTTGGGCCTAAGTCAAGTTGAGTTAGCATGGGCTCAAGTCAAGTTGCCTCATTCTAGGCCCAGGCCATATTGTCTTGGGTCCAAGTTAAATTGAGTCAACTCAGACCTAATTCAATTTGAGTTGGTTCAAACTCGGATCGAGTTGAGTTGTCATAGACTAAAGTTGAGCTGAGTCAACTAGGTTCAAGTTAATCGAGTCCAATCATGATAAGGTTAGCATGAGCCCAAATCGATCTAAGTCCGATAGGATAAGGCTTGTGATCAACTGATACATCAAGCTTGTGTCAGGTTGAGACCATGTCAAGTTGAGTAGGATTGATCCCAcatcaatttaatttagttgacAAAGTGgatttaatttagatttaatcCAATTTAATTTGAGTTGAAAAAATCCAAGTCATGTTGATCTAGTTAAAATGGATTTGGATTATAGATCTAATCTATTTTAACCATTAAAAAGTTATCTTTCAGTTGTCAAGTCGTGCTCTCACTGAAAATACATGCATATTGGTTGGATCAAGTTGCTTAAAGCGAGTGACAATATCAGGAGTTCCACCTCCACTGCActagaataaattaattatgtcCATACTTTGATTTACTTTTATTCCTAATTACTCAGTGCTACTTATTATATGCAGGGATTTGTTATCATTAGGGATGAAGAAGACATTACCTCAAGAATCCAAGAGGTAGCCCCAAAATTTCTGTGGGATGTGGAATCAGAGTTGttagaaaacaaagaaaagaatatgGAAACTGTTCTAATTTGTAGAAAAAAGTTTTGGGCAATCGTCTAAAGTGACTTGATCTAGAAGTGTTTTCCCACATAGAAAAGGTTCTTATAAAGCATACGGGTAATTTGTAATGTTAATTTGCTCACTGCTCCAATGCTCCCATGACCATGTTGTGTAGATGTTTAGAGAGCACTCATTTTGTATATGTTTTTGCTTTCAGCTTAGCAATTATGAATAGAAAGTAGTTGTTTTCCTTATACTAGTTAATCTAATTTATGTTGTCTATTCTGTTATCTGTGCCTGAATATCAGAAATAAACACAACATATTCATCTTAGGTTGTTTTATGGcctaattgttttatttatttatttttgtgatgcATTGGCTCTTACATTAGTAGTGTTTTGAAGGCTGTTAAGAAATTGTAATTGCCAACCGCTACAATGAAGCATGAATAAGAGTTATCATATCagattcatcttttattttttagttgcaTGTAACacttatttcatttcatttttttttttattttgattctgaGAAACTTAGGCTGTCTTTCCAATCGAAAATTTTCGTTGTTATTATATGTGAGAGTTTTGATCTAGTTAAACTAAATTCACAAAATTTGAGTGAGTTCATTCATCATAAACATTGAACATGTTATGTGTAACATTCCAAATAAATCTATAACAAAAgctataatttataatttatttaaggagttaacatgaataataatagAGAACAGTAAATAAAGAACATCACAAAAAGAACgaaaatatgaaatttcatatggaattaaaactatattgaGAATAAGAgtctaatataatatataggcTAATACCGAATGGTTATGATAACATTCTTAGACCGAATGATAATACAAAAGGGTAACTACACCGAACGGTTTTACCACAATAACGAACCGAACgtaaatatatatacaagagatgaaattaaatcctaaactacggaccggacggtcctgcacAGCTTTCTGGTATAACGGTTATAGGTTGCTCCGTCTGCAAGGCATCTTCCAAAGTATCTTCTTGatcaccctctgctcacacccaaaaggatgatcattgtaGTGAAGAAAACAAACCGAACGGCcaaataccgaacgacaacataagCAAGACagaaaaataagggtaagcttatgtaaatttaattaatcattttcacaTACACATAAATCATATACATCAATATCTCAATCATAATTCATAAGTTAAGTATTTCCATTTTAAAGTCGAACGGTAACATCATTATAACCAATTTATCTAGActctgtccggacggtatgaactaTGTAGCTCGCTGCTCTTTGCACCCGGGGTGGACCtggctgggatacactcaacagaccgccacccgaggttagtccagtggaACCACCTCAGTATAGAAATACtaggctaaaggacctcctgccattcccacacatgagttacccttctctacCTGAGAAGGCGTAAtaacggaatatcaggataaagCAGAACCTGAGTCTGACCATAGTCATAATCCACTAAATCAATTTCCAAatcatgagatattcctcccTGGAATACTGTTAGCATCAGAATAATAATTTCACTTTCG
This genomic interval from Vigna radiata var. radiata cultivar VC1973A chromosome 8, Vradiata_ver6, whole genome shotgun sequence contains the following:
- the LOC106772758 gene encoding probable methyltransferase PMT6 is translated as MGGLALGSAFDSKSGQIIMAALLLMIVSFYIGTLFGNNAPLYVSQLDSHSPSSFPNNVSSNGTAKFSNKVALTYRKTPLVIPETGVDVCPLTFNEYIPCHDVSYVATLAPSLDFSKKEELERHCPPLEKRLFCLAPPPKDYKIPIKWPLSRDYVWRSNVNHTHLAEVKGGQNWVHEKDQLWWFPGGGTHFKHGASEYIERLGHMITNETGDLRSAGVVQVLDVGCGVASFSAYLLPLDIRTMSFAPKDGHENQIQFALERGIGAMIAAMSTKQLPYPSESFEMIHCSRCRIDFHENDGILLNELNRLLRFNGYFVYSAPPAYKTDKDYPVIWDKLMNLTTAMCWRLIARKVQTAIWIKENNESCLLHNAEQKLIKICDPADDSKPSWNIQLKNCVQMRNSKTDPHKLPPSHERQSVFSNNLNMIGISQNEFTSDTLFWQEQIAHYWRLMNVKETEIRNVMDMNAYCGGFAVALNSFPVWVMNVVPASMKNTLSGIYDRGLIGTFHDWCEPFSSYPRTYDLLHANYLFSHYKTKGEGCLLEDIMLEMDRLIRPLGFVIIRDEEDITSRIQEVAPKFLWDVESELLENKEKNMETVLICRKKFWAIV